AAGATGGCATACTGGCCTTCTTGTCAATTCGGTTTCGAAAGCATATTTTAGTCGTTTCGCCCACTTTTTCACCTAACTCATGCGCTAACTCATTGGAAATAGATCAGGTCAAAGTGAACAGTCTCCCCCAAATCCCCCAAGAATATGATATTGTGTATGTAAAACTTCAGGACTGCACACAGTGTGAAAACAGCGCTTACATCATTAAATAGCGGAATTGAACGGCTTGCTACAAAGGCATCAAGCATATAAATTGCAAAAATGAATAATATTTGTGTTGACGAGAAAAGCGGCATTGCAATTATTGACGTAGAAGACACTAAAGAGGTTCTTATGAAAGGAAAAGTGAAGTGGTTTAATAAAAATAAAGGTTACGGCTTTATTCTTACTGACGACAATAAAGAGTACTTTGTACACTGGAAATCCATCGTCACCAATTCTCCCCGGGAATTGAAGATTTTGGATCAGGACGAAGAAGTTACCTTTGATTTGATCGAAACCGACAAAGGCATTCAAGCCATCAATATAATCAGGACTAATCCCTGATTGGTGTAGCTTGGGTTTTGGGCGCTGATCTCGGCGCCCTTTGCTTTATTATCACATTTTATGTCCCCACACGACCTATTCCATGATTTCTCCGAGCTTTGTCCAAAAGCGAATATATTGGATAATGCGATTGGAGCTCATTTGACATTTTGTATTTTATTGTATACCTGTATGTTATACAGTCAAATGGTCTTCAATAGCTGGAGATAGCATAGGTAGTGACTCGTCAAGGTACGAATGTCGTTTTCTGCTGGGC
The Candidatus Cloacimonadota bacterium DNA segment above includes these coding regions:
- a CDS encoding cold shock domain-containing protein: MKGKVKWFNKNKGYGFILTDDNKEYFVHWKSIVTNSPRELKILDQDEEVTFDLIETDKGIQAINIIRTNP